The genomic stretch gatagagcacaataGGTGCATCATCTATCAGAAGATCTAGTCTAATTCCACACTTTTCACTTACTACTTCTATGATTACTTTAAATTCCTCAgtttaggtctcagttttcccatctttaaagtAAGTTGGATGAGATAGCTGACTTCCAAGATTCCTCCCAGCCTTAACATCAtccatctttttgttgttttgctaaCATATCTTGGAACAACTGTATTCAAGAGTCAATGAGTTACAGTGTACAGAAAGTTGGACTGAGAATTAAGAAAACCTGGATTAACATCCTGGCCCAGACACAAACTGACTAagggtcacttaacttttcagaacCCTACCCCCACCTAAACACACAACTCTAACACTATAAGCTGCAAATCAAGCTCTGATCTGCATGGATAGAAGgaatattctctccctctcttccttccttccttcttcccttccctcccccagttcTCCtcatcctttctcctctcttcctttctccactcttcctattccttctctctacatgcacatgcatgcaagTGCATACACACAGTGTGTCTATATGTTATATGTGTctatgtaagtatatacatatatgtatatatcaaacctatgattttattggtattgaGACATATATGTAAgtccacatgtgtatatacacatagatgtgtTCAgttatacatatgtgcatacacacatacatgcacatgtataatataagGCTCCTTTTGACTACAAATTCTCTGTTTGATTTTTAGCACTTTAAGGAATTTGTGGGCATTAGTTTATATTTCATGTTCTAAAATCTCTCCCAGGTCTAATAACCCATGTTATATTATTCCATCTATCTTAATAGTTCTTGGATGTAGCTAGAAGGCAGAGCACATAGAGccctggccttgaagtcaggaggacctcagttaagATCTCACctcacttattggctgtgtgaccccgggcaagtcacttaaccccaattgtcttaaaaacatccaggaccctctccagttgtcctgatatatatcttgctactggacccatatggctctggaagagagtgaggttggtgactttgcacagtcctcctttacttaaatccaattcactgcaagtcatgacatcgccccaatgtcatggtcattcttggggaatgaaggacaaacaacaagggtTTTAAACCTGgggatctgtgaacttaaaatataaatgtatatactttTATGTCTTTGTTTCAATATACCTGGTTTCTCTTGTAATGCTATgaattcattttatacatttaaaagcatgattctgagactgggtccataggtttcaacaGGCTGACAAAGGGGTACATGACCTTAAAAAGTCATGATGCTTGTTCTTGCTCTGCTTGTTCTAACATTCAGTGTTCTATATTCTGAGCTCTCTTCCAGCACTGATAGTCTATGTTATAAGTCCTTTTCCAGCCCTAATATGATATAATTCTCTGTCCCCTCcaacttccccttctctccaacaCCCAGCTTGTGATCATTGGTGCTCTCAGtcatataaatgtaaatacatCTTCCTGTGGTATACATGGAAGATTAGTAACTTCTCTTCTGGAGAGGGAATTAAAACCAATATGGACTTGTAATTACTTTTCTTTTGGACCATGCACTAAATTTGAATATTTCCATTAGCTCTACCAATGTGACACAAAAATACAATTGAACACATAGCTTGGAAAAACCTTCCTTTCAGAACAAGCCCCAGATGAGTCTTTTGCTGCAAGACTCCACGCACCCCTAGAGAAGAAAGCATAAGGAGGTTTtcaaaaatttgatttttttcaaaagaattaaCAGCTCAATATGTTACAAGTACATTACTTTTTAACTCCATCTCAAGGAAGGATGGAATATATGAATTATATTATAGGTTTTTCCTCCCCCCAACTGATACTGCAATAGAGTTAAAacccaatacacacacatatatatatatatatatatatatatatacatacatgtatatatacacacatatatacacacatattgtgtagagtgtatacatacacatattgtaGAACTGTAACATATACGTAAATGCATACTGCATATGTAGATAGGCAGTTAGGTAGGTGGGTCTGTAGGCATGCAACTTGGCAGGTAAAAGAGGCAGAATGGGATAGTGAAAAgatgctagacttgaagtcaggaggatctgtgttcaataCGCACGGATACAGGGGTATCCCAAAGGTATTGGTGccattttaaactattaaagctcaAAATAGTACTAAGTCTTTTGGGACACTCCTGTAgctatctatatgcatatatgtatgtaaatgaagataaatattttaaaactctatCAATAGGTGAATTGGCTAAGGTAGCTGCTAAGCAAGGGAGATTGATGATTTTCAAAATAGGAGAGACTAGGAATTTTTGACTTAGTGGAGATAGGGGATATGGTAActgtctttatatattttatagaatagGTTTAAAACTGAACAAGAACTTAGTAAAAGATCAGGTCCAATCGAGtgatacagaggaggaaatggaggagagGAGGATGTGTCCTTCCCTAAGTCACACATCTtttaagtggcagaaccaggatttagcCCTAGGCTGTGAATTCCAAATTCAGAGCCCTTTCCATTGGATCATTCTACCTTTTTGGGTGGCCATGATGAAGACAAATGAAACACATTCTTTGGAGCCCAGAAATAGGACCAATAGGTGGGAATTTAAAGAGAGGGAGATTCTGGCTCAATTCCAGGAAGAATGTTCTCATAATTAAGAGCTGTGCAATAAGAGAAGGGATCTATCTGGTGAGGTAGTAAGCTTCCCATCATTAGAGGTCTTTAAACATGTCTGGACTGCTCCTCTCCCAGAATGCTGGAGAAGAAGTTCATGCTACAGAGAGAGGTTGGGCAAGATGACTTTCAAACTAACtttcaattctgtgattcttcaaAATTTCCATGAAAGACTACTATTTCCATATTATGGTTTACACAAAAATGTCAAAGTGGAGTTTTAGCTTAACTTATCCAGATAATACAGCAGTTCACTGTTGGATAGCTGAGAaataagtatatgctattgatactcccctttgatagatgaagaaactaaagaatAGAGGAGCTCCTTATTCAAGGACAGAGAACTGTTCAATAACACAGTCAAGACCAGAACTGATTTCTggaccagggcaattttctcttTACAAAATATTGATaatttagaaattaatttaatttggtAATTCATTATTTTCATATTCAGGTCAAAATTTCAAATGTGAAAATGATACAGGAATGATTTTATTATACCAACCAGTAATTCACTTCACCTATCTTTATTGTTGATGATGTTATGTATTCATGTAAAGTGTTTAGAAAAACACTTTACTTAAATTATATCATTTGGTTCTTCCAACAAGATAAATTTTGTAGGCATTGtcaacccattttatagatgagaaaactgagacttagaaattAATGATTTCCTCAGGGTTAAAAAGCTAATAAGAGGGAGAGCCAGCATGTGTCAGTATTTCTTTAGGCCAAAATCAGTTCCTTAATCAGGACCATCCTGgacaaaatgatgaaaaagacAGCTTATCTTTGTTGCCCTGCCACTTCTCTCTTAGGATCCTATGCCCAGCCTCAGCCCCTCTGAATGGTGGAAAGAACTGGGCACTTGTAATCATAAGACCTGGATTTAAGCCTCATGTCTGCTATTTACTAATTTATTTCATGTGttacctcagacaagtcattttatcttataagtctcaaattcttcatttacaaaatgatatACTGACATTCTCCATCTCACAAGTTGGTTGTAAATGAAAGTATTTGGTGAACTCTAAGTTATTTTGTAAATGTAAgcaaatttaatattaatattcatgTATTTCCAAAGCAGGGGAAATGGTGAAGGTCTTCTTAGACCAATGTAATCAGTTTCTAATTGTGAATTTAAAAGTGATTTCTCATTCAGCCAGCTTCTTGAGTGGGGGGAACATTTCTTTGAGGCTAGTGGGCTTCTTGGTCTCTCCACAAGGTCTTTAGGGCTCGATATGGGAAGTTTGCACTGCAGGCACTCCAGAAATAATTATGAGGCGGCAGGAAGCAGAGTAGAAACAGCACCAGGTATGAAAGTAGCTTAAGTTTGAGGCCTGGGAACTGCTATTAATTTGCTTCATGATCTTagaaaagtcacaacctctgggTCTTTGCTTCCTCATTGAGCAAATGATGGGGCTAGACCATGCTAGTCTCactggtctcttctagctctaaggtTCTGTGATCTGTAAGTCTCTGTGTTCTCTTTCTCCCTGACCTCCATCATACGTTGAGCATCCTTCAATGACCAATTTAATAGAAGGGAAAGTCTCTTAAAACCACTGTAATTTCCCTTGCAAACTCCACATTATTCcccaaaaggaaggaaacaagaatttattaagtgtctactgttgGTCAGGCAGTGTATTAAGtgttatctcattgatcctcacaataatcctgagaggtaggtgccattattattcccactttacaaatgaggaaaccgaggcagatagaggttaagtgatttgtcctatATCACAGAACTGCTAAATTATATTGGAatgaagatagatttgaactcaggtcttcttaactccaagcccATAGCTCTATCGATTGTGCCCCCTAACTATCTTAATAACAAGAAAATAATCATTACCAGATTATATTTCTGTAACATATGgagatttgcaaaatgttttcctcacacCAATCTTGTGGGGAAAACCCATCTAATACAATTAtattcctcactttacagaggagtaaaTTGAAGCTTAGAAAGGTGAGTGACTTTTTTAAGATCACatatagcaagtgtctgagccaggattccAAACCAGTTTCCCTGACGAGGTAGTGTTTTTTCCCCTACCTAACTGCACAGAGCCTTTTAGCTTGTTAGTCCTGAAACTGAATTTCTCCAgtaagaccagaaaaaaaaatggcttaaCTGGGAAAATCCCATGTGCAGGGTTTTAGCTCTATGTATGCTCAAGGCTTTTGTCATTGGAAATGTCATTCTGCCAGAGCCTAGAACACACTAGACTTTGTGCACAGCGTCAGGGAAGGtaaatcttgaacccaggtcttcctagagACCTGAAGACTGGAGCTGGCCTTTAGGTTTTGAGTTACTTTACTTGTTCCACTCCAAACCTTGGGGGAAAGGCTTAGAACCCTAGATTTAGGAGGTAAAAGGTCATGATGCTTTGAGGTAAAAATCCCCTTGTGTTAGAGAAAGCATAAAGAAGACACACcagttctccctctctctttttcgggtaccaatgaagagagagaagaggttgACTATTTGGGGAGTGGAGGTTCCTTAGAATTATTGCATCAAAGGGCCCTCAAGGGAGAAGGATCAGTGATTGACCAAAGGTCCCTTCCCCAGAATGCTCCTTAATCTgtaaaccaaaaaacaaacaaacaaacaaaacaacgaAAAAGGCcccagaagcctttccaataatcCTGGTAGGCAGGAGATGAGAAGGGGGCAAGGGAGAAGATTTGGGCAAACCTGACTCTCACTTACCTCAGAgacattcagaataaaataaactttCATTCCTCCccccttcattctcttttctgttctttctcctctttattaATTTACTCCATTTCCTCCTTATTTTTTATGGCACtttctttctcccactctccccattctctttcctttggctaatctcattttctctttcttcattctttaacATCTCTCTTTTCCACTCTCTCTCCTGCCCTTCCCTTTCCTATCTTCATTGTACTTAGGCAGATGGAGAGCagtacttagagtcaggaaacttgagtctgaatcctgcctcagttacttCCTAGAGATGTGACCCAGGGAAAGCCACTTAGCCTCAGTCAGCCTcagtcttatctgtaaaatgaagatgataataatattacctacatTAATGGGCTATGAGTTTCAAGTAGGATGATATATGAAAAAACTGTTGTAGAATTTAAAGTGCCATATTATATTCAGCTATTATGGTaccccctcttcctcatcctctccttttccttattttttctctcttatccTTCCGTattctttttctaattctctGGTCCCTTTCTCCTATGAGATCCGCCCTCCCAGCAGCCCTCTCTAAAACTagaaaggtttgttttgttttgttttgttttggatgaggcaattggggttaagtgacttgcctagggtcacacagctagtaattgttaagtgtctgagcccggatttgaactcaggtcctcctgaatccagggcaggtgctctatccactgtgccacctaactgccctagaaAGGTTTTTGAGATGATTTAATGCAAGcctttcatttacagatgaagaaacaggcccagggGGAAGTTAAGTAACTGGCCCATGGGTAGTAATCATCagggatggaatttgaactcaggttgtctgaCTGGAGCCAAGACTCTTTGGAATATACCTTTCTCATCCTCCCaaattccttcctcatttctatctCTCCCACCCCTTTATCTTCctaattcttcttcctttccaataCCCCCAGAAGCATGCCTGGAGTCACCCTGGGCCTCTCTCTGGGTAAGCTGGAGTTGAGGTAGCCAGGGGGCTCAGGGTGAGGAAATCAAATTTCTCCTTATCCCAGGGCACTCCTATAAAAAGAGTCCTCCCTTTGGGAGTGACATAAACTGGCTAATTGGCAAGCATCAAAGTCCTGCCATCAACAGATGAACATCCCTAATTCTCTAGCCTAACTGGAAGCATTGAGAATTAACTAGTTGTTTCCTGGAAGAGAAGTAGGGGAAGTGgagctgaggccaagagagagctAACCCAGAAGCCACTCTGACATGTGGAATCTATGGTTCCCATTTTGCCCAGACAGCCCTCTCAAAGCTTCCCCTAGAGCCAGAAGCAGCTGCAACCACCTTCCGTGGATGAGTGTCTTGCTCAGAGTAGATAGCAGCCACCACTCAACCCTTGGGTATAGGCTTCCTTTTTCAGCTCAATGTTGCTGCCTTTGGGGGTGAGGTAGAGTGTTGATAGaggaaaaacagagaagaaagtgGAGAAGCAACACGGAATGTTATTCTGCCAGTCTGGGCAATGAGAAAGACAGGGAAGACAAAATGAATGAGAAGTGGCCTTAGTAAAGGTCAGGAATCGGAGTTGCTTATGGGAGGAGGACTGGGGAGAGGAAGGGCAGAAAGAGGAAAGCGAAAacgaggagggagagggagtggaGAATGAACGAGGCAGAGTTGGAGAAAAGAACAAAGCAACATACTTAAAGACGAGTTTAGTGGAGGGGGATAAAATGtataaggaagggagggggagacacTGGGAAAAGGAGGGCGGTAGAGAGAATGCATGAGAGGAAAGGTAAAGGGGAGACTGGGGGAGATGACCATTGTTGCGAGAGAAGGGGAGTTGGAGGAATTCTTAAGTAGCTGTCAGGGCGACTTCATACTTTGTTGGAGGCGGGGAATAAAACGGCCGGAATAAAAGGGGGGACCaggtggaagagaagaggaagatggaagagaggaagaagagggaatggggaggaaggaaggtaggaatagACAGGCAATGACAGAGCGAGAGACAGAGGgactgagaaacagagacagaaaaaaagggaCAGGGACAATCAGAGAGACGGGTTCAGGGCTTGCTTCAGGTAGAATCAGGGCGTTCAGGGTGGGGCGGGACAAGGCAGCTGCTGGGAGAGGCAGACGGACAGGGAAGTAAAAAGGAGATTCTTGGGGAGAGTGAGTAGGAAGCCGAAGGAacgaaagatagagagagagttagaatggaaaggaagaaaagcctACAAGGAAGACGAGTTCCTAAAAAACTAAGTtgagaaatgataaaagattCAGGATTGGAATTTCCCTAGACcggctccccctcctccctgcccctccctgccCTAAATAGTCACAATTCACTTTAGGTATTTTAAAATAGTGTATCTGTGTCTCAGACCATACATATATGTTagtcatatatgtgtatctatattatatataatgtatacatatacataaaatttcATAATTTGAAAGATCAAAGGCATATGTATTCCAAAgtcttatggggggggggggcgaggtgTTCCGTTCTCAGCCTCTCCTAattcagtgtgtgtgtgagtgcgcGCGTGTGTGGCAGACTGGGGAGAGGGATAGTGTGTGAAGTTCAAAGTATATGTGGAACCTCCCCAAGGTCCTAGAACCTAATCGCACAGTAAACATTCCGTCCagtctcccatctctccctttctgtcgACTCTAAGGACTGGTGCAACCGAAAGGTTTAGATTACAAAGGTTTATTTAGAAAAtagtttggtttctttttttttcctcctttttggcaaacattttaaatactttCAGGTAATCAAAAGATTGTCGATGCCCTTCACGATCAAGCAGGCCCTTTTCCCTTAACCTCTCCCCTGcctcatttccccctcctttttccaGCTATTCAAACTCTGGTCCCGAAGTCCGGCCAAACCTTACCCGAAGTGTGCGCCCTCAGCCGGGGTCCGGAGGACTTGCACCGGGCCGGCCGGCCGGCTGGCTTCTGAAGACAGCTTTCGCGCAGACCTCGAACAGaggtttctccttttccttcttcctttcctttccacctttccctcctcctcctcctcctccgcctctCCTCTTCAATCCTCCTTCCCTGCTCCTCCGCCCTCTCCACCCCTTTCAGGTGTCCTTCGACATCTTTCCTCACTTCTTCCCCAACTCCTGAGCTACCCCCCTTCAGCAGTCCCTCCTGCTCAGGTCCAGCCCCGCCGCCCCCTCGGggctccctccatccttttcctcttcccagcCCCACCCCGAGCCCACCGGGGGTCACTGTAAAaaggtcttcttcttctttttgaacAGGATGTGCTTGAAGGACCTCCGGAAGTCTTGGTTGAAGATGGTGTAGATAACCGGGTTGAGGGAGCTATTGCAATAACcgatccagaaaaagaacttgaaGAGAGTCTCGGGCACCTGACAGGCCTCCCTGCAGATGCCGTACAGGCTGTAGGTGAAAAAGAAAGGGAACCAGCAGACAACGAACACGCCCATGACCACGGCCAGCACGAAGGTGAAGCGCTTCTCTCGGGCCTGGGTCACCTTTCGGCGGCACAGGCTGCTGCGCTTGCGGCGCCGGTGGGACGAGAAGAACTCGAGGGAGCGGTTGCTGGCCCGGGACAGGCGGCTCCCAGCAGCAGCCGCCGGGCCTCCTTtggtggaggagaaggagaaggagaagccgCGGCTGCCCTTGCGGGCGGCCGCCTCCTCTCGGCTGCGCCGCCTGCGCCGGTTCTCAGAGGTGCTGCTCTCCTCCAGTTCGATGTCCTCGAGCTCGGCACTCTTGCGCagctggtggtggtgatggtggtggtgatggtggagatggtggtggtgatggtggaggTGGTAGTGCCCATTCTCCCCAGCCTGGAGCCGcagggaggcggcggcggcggcggcggtcgAGGGCCCTGCCCCCACGGGCGGCCGGCTGAGCCCATTCTCCGTCTGGGACGAGCCCTCCGGCACCGTGCGCTTCTCCGACAGCGTCCGCGTCCGCAGCTTGGCCACCCGGTAGATGCGCACGTAGACCAGCACCATGATGATGCAGGGCGCGAAGAAGGAGCCGATGCAGGAGGAAAGAATGTACCACGTCTCGTCGTTGAGCTCGCACTGGGGGTACAGGTCGTCCTCCGGGTCCCGGTAGAGGGAGATGAGCGGAGGGAAGGAGATGACGGCCGAGATGAGCCACACCGTCACGATAATGCCTTTGATCCGGCGCGGGGTACGTTTCAGGTTGTATTCGACCGCCTGCGTCACGGACCAGTAGCGGTCCAGGCTGATGGCGCACAGGTGCACTATGGAGGAGGTGCAAAAGAGTACGTCCAGCGCCAGGTAGATGTCGCACCACACCTTGCCGAAGTACCAGTAGTTCATGAGCTCGTTGGCCAGCGAGAAGGGCATGACCAAAGTGGCCACCAGAATGTCAGCGCTGGCCAGGGACACGAGGAACAAGTTTTGGGGTGCTTTCAGGGCACGGCTGGTCAACACAGCTATCACCACCAGCACGTTGCCCACTATGGTAAAGACGATGAGAAAGCTCACCACCGCCGCCAAGCCGGCCACCTCCGCGGGCGAATACTGGCTCGGGGGCTGCCTCTTCTCGCCCCACAGGGACTCGTTGGAGGACCCCCCGAGGTCGCCGGAGTCGGTGCTATTGGTCGTCAGCTGGAGATCCATGACCCCTCTACAAGAGCAGAAGCAGAGGGATCCCCTCCTGGCCCCGAGCCCCAGAGCAGAGTCCGCTCGGGTGCTCCCTACTCGGACGCAGTGCCTTCATTGCCGACTTCTCTTGCCACTGGCAGCGAGCGGCGGCTCCCCGCAGGAGCCTCCCTCAGTCAGCGAACCGTGCCCACGGGAGACTAGGGCAACGTCGTCGCTTCTCCTTGTCCCGAGGCTCTCCCCGAGCCCGAGCAGCCAGCACCGGCTCGGCTCTGCTGAATGAACCGTGCGTCCGGGAGGGGATCAGTCCGAGTGCAGTACAGGACAGCCCTAGCTGGAAAAACCCCGGGCTGGAGCTTCCCCTCGGCTCCCAAGCCCCGCGAGCCTGCAGGGGCAAGCAAGGTTTGTAAGTGcagcagaggaggaagaagaggaagaggcaactggaggggggagggcaggggaggggagggaacattAGGGGGTCATAGCACACAAGCGTGACCCGTCCAGCCCtcttcatgcacacacacacacacacacacacacacacacacacacacacacacacacacacacaccctcgcTCCCTCCGCCCCCTTGGTCCCTAGCTGGTCAATAAGAAAACCTGGGTCGGGGAGGCAAGAAATCTACGCGATCTCGCCTGGCAAAGCTGGCTGGAGTTAAATGCGACCGTGGCTgtggcggtggcggcggcggcggctgcagcAATCCCATGGCGAAGCACTTATCCTGCTGGGTCGGCTGGCTTCCTGCCCGGCAGTCGCTGCCCCTCGACGCGGGGCTCTACAGCTTGCACCGCGCCATGCCAGGCAGGCGTGGACTCCGGCTCCTGTACGGGCGGCGGCCGCTCCAAGGCACGAATGGCGCTACTGCCCCGTCCGTCTCCGCCTAGCCTGGCGCCTCCACGGGCGCTGGctgcctcctcctctcctcctcctcctcctcctcttccttcttcttcttccccttctcttcctcccggGCGCAGCGCCCCGAGGAGCGGCGGAGCTCTCTGCCAGGCGCTGTCACGCCCACCTGCGCCGCCGAAACCGACTAGgagcttggggaagggggagggagtcaGGGGCGCGCCCAAGGCTCAAGGCGCCCGCGAGACCTGGCCGTCCGGAAGCTGGCTCGTACCCGTTCTGCTTCGCACCTGCTACAAGTTTACTTTTCCGACCTTCTTCTACCGGGCGCTGCCTCCTCTTGGCTCCCAGCGGGCTGCTCTGGACATTATCTTCGCCTCTTCGCTGGTCAgttcccttctttctccaagcGTTTGCTGTGCGTAATGGAGAGAGACCGAGGGAGACTGGCAGGGAAGGAAGCCCGCCGCCGGATCCCGCAGCTAAGCTGTAAACTCGAGTGGAGACGTCTGGGTTTGGATTCCAACTTCGCTTATTGTTCCGCACCGTGTGGTCTGTGTGTGTATGGCTGTTTGcagagggggcggggaggggggctGAGGAGGCGGGGccgagggagaagggaggagggaggggcaagGAGGATAGGAGAATTTGGTTTTGGAGGCAGAGCCTTCACACGCTTGAGGTCAGTGTAACAACGCGCATCAGCCCATGTGGTTGGGAAAAAGCCGaggaatttttttctagtttaacattttatggagtgtgtgtgtgtgtgtgtgtgtgtgtgtgtgtgtgtgtgtgtgtgttccttttgAGCCGTTCATTCTGTCGCCGTTTTAACATTAACACTTACTGCAGCTTCTTCCTCCGCCTGTCGTTCTCGTAGATTCATGGACTCATAGATGCATAGAATATCTCAGCGGGGTGGGGTGTTGGTGATGGTGGTGCGGAATAATAGAACATAGATCCTAGAATTCGAGATCtaagaggaaccttagaacatgaaACTCAGTTCTGTAGGAAGGACCATTAGAGATCAGTGGGTCCAGCTTTCTCATTCcagagaggcccagagagggaatggcacctgcctaaagtcacacagtgaaTTGTTGATAAACCTAAgactcaaacccagttctttgGACCTTTCGTTCAGAGCCCTTTCTAACACACTGTAATGGTTATTGACAACCCAAAAATTTCCCAAGGAAGCAGGCTCTCTCCCCAGCAGGCCAGCTCTGTCTTCTGCATGTTTATAAATGAAATCCGTTTGGAGTCAAAGTGGCAGAACCCCAACATTCTCCATGGGGAGAATCCCTGTATCTCCTACTGATGAGCTTTTCTTAttaactacatttaaaaaaatgtgccaGGTTCCCTGCagttattattgtattatttttatcattatcattatcattatcattatcattattacagaGAATTCTGTGGAAAGCCCACTTATTTATGGAAAGAAGCAAGTGGCAACAGCTTGGGTTGggtgaggggggtgggaagggaggactTTTGGCCTGGCTCCCCAGCACATGATTTCAAGTACACCTAGAAATCATATGCCAGCTTTGGGGAGTAGGAGACTATTAGGCAGTAGTACCCCTACATCAAGCACAGAGATTTAAATGTGCATCTCTGGACCATATGCTTCCCGTGGTGGCAGCttccaaaactatttttttctgagCCATTGTCTGTCCCCCTTCAGGATGGTAGGAAGGCAGGCTACTATTTTTGCAGTGGTGTGGGAATCTGCCGTTGGATGGAACTGCATACACTCTACCTTGGATAGAACTGCATACAAGATACCTTGATGAGGGGTGGAAGTGGGAGTgaagataggaagagaaaagagcTAGCTGACCTGaaaggagatctgggtttgaccCCATGTCAGGACACCTGGGCTCCAGCCCTAGCTCTGTTTATTTCTTGGACCCTCAGCTCCTCCTCTGCTACAGATCTACAAAAGTGCAATTTGCCCTAAATACCTCACAACGTTGTTTTGTGGGAGTTTCCgaggtagaatttaaacccatgtcttctgatgcTGGAATCATTGCACCATGAATAGCTGCTGAGGCTTGATTAGATGGAGGCAGGAGTCATCTGGAAATGCTTGCTGATCTGGCTTTCAGGGATGCCCAATCCATAATATTAGCAGTTATTTCTCTGGCCCCTCCCTCAGTATCCCAGAAATACCCTTATTGATGTGTTTTCCATGTCCTGAGGCTATGCAACAGAGCCTCAGGGAAAGGATaggggaaaataaagaagaaaagaaaacagaaagttgACCCAAGGGAATTGAACCCATTAGAATGGGTATCACACAGGATATTCCATGTTCTTAACCAGAGATAACTCTCTGACAACAATTATAGCATTACTGCTCAATAAGACCTCATAGACTAAGGATGTTTTCCATATGAGCAGAGTGAAGCCACAT from Dromiciops gliroides isolate mDroGli1 chromosome 6, mDroGli1.pri, whole genome shotgun sequence encodes the following:
- the ADRA2C gene encoding LOW QUALITY PROTEIN: alpha-2C adrenergic receptor (The sequence of the model RefSeq protein was modified relative to this genomic sequence to represent the inferred CDS: deleted 1 base in 1 codon) — translated: MKALRPSREHPSDSALGLGARRGSLCFCSCRGVMDLQLTTNSTDSGDLGGSSNESLWGEKRQPPSQYSPAEVAGLAAVVSFLIVFTIVGNVLVVIAVLTSRALKAPQNLFLVSLASADILVATLVMPFSLANELMNYWYFGKVWCDIYLALDVLFCTSSIVHLCAISLDRYWSVTQAVEYNLKRTPRRIKGIIVTVWLISAVISFPPLISLYRDPEDDLYPQCELNDETWYILSSCIGSFFAPCIIMVLVYVRIYRVAKLRTRTLSEKRTVPEGSSQTENGLSRPPVGAGPSTAAAAAASLRLQAGENGHYHLHHHHHHLHHHHHHHHHQLRKSAELEDIELEESSTSENRRRRRSREEAAARKGSRGFSFSFSSTKGGPAAAAGSRLSRASNRSLEFFSSHRRRKRSSLCRRKVTQAREKRFTFVLAVVMGVFVVCWFPFFFTYSLYGICREACQVPETLFKFFFWIGYCNSSLNPVIYTIFNQDFRRSFKHILFKKKKKTFLQ